GGATCCTTTACACTTTTTTACGTGTTTTTAGTGTTTCACTCACACGCGAGACAGCGTTCCCAGGAGGgaacgcgcacgcgcgtctcgcttgtTGCTCGTCACGGGTTGGTCTTCGTGTCGTCACAAACGTACCCAACGAGGTATCCTGTTTCGCATTGGAGGTTTTTCCGCTGGCCTGCATTCATTTTCTGCCGTCGAGCGACCGTGATTTGTGCATCCTGCTCGCCTGCTGTTTTTTGTCGCGTTTTCCTGTgcccgcggtcgccgtgCGCTcagagccgctgcagctcgtccAGCCGAACGCCAACGCTCTCTTTTTTGGCATTCTTTTCTTCACGGTGGCCGTTTGCTTTCGAGTGAGTCCATCTTTGCTGCAAATTGATTCGTGTGCCTCGTTTTCCGTGCCACCTGGAGAAAGGCAGACAGGGTGTGCTGGCTGTGTAGCTGTGGCAACTGCGGGACGGCCGGTCGTATCGCTGTGGACTAAGAAGACCAAGTTTAGGGTTAAGGCTCCAGTTCCATCCGCCGCCTTTTCTACCTGACTTTGATTGAATCATTTCGATTCAGTCCCGTATCTGTTAACCTTGGCATTCCGCTGGGAGCCTAGACCAGTGATGGGGCACTATGGTAGTGGTGACTCCTTCGTCCGGTGAACGCGCAGGTTCCTCCCTCTGTTGTGTGTCGCTACGTGTCCTTCTTCGTGAGCGCTTGGTGTGACTCAAAGGGCCTGTACCGTCCATCCGCGCCAGAGCTGGTGCATCagtctcttttctttctgttCCGTAAGCGAACTGGCTCGCACTTTTGTCGCCTCTTCATTGATGGCCCCGTGGAGCAACGGTTTTTGCGTCTGTTGGTTCTCCGCTTCTGAGAGGGGGCTGCGCGTCCCATATCGTTATTTTGAATCGGCACATGCTATGCAGTCCGCTTCCAGAGGAAGCTTTACGCAAGACTGAGTGGCAGAGGTGGTGAGCGATAATGCAGGTGCGGCGCTTGGTGTGCCAGCGGTCGGAAATCTTACGCAAAAAACCTTCGCCCCATGAGCTTTACGAGTCTGCGTATGATTTCCCCTTCAGTCCCACATCCCACACGCTTATGAGATGTTTCCCGCCTTCTGGAGAACACGGCGGCAGCCTGTGCGTCCGCcaggccccgcgcccgcttCGTCTGGCAGGCTCCCCTCTGGGCTCAGCTCTACACCGGTGTCAAGCGAATCcccagcagctgcgtcggCCGCTCGCGAGCCGTTCTCTGCCCCTCTCGGAGGcgatgccgcggcgccctcgccttgTTCAGTCCCTATAACGGTCCCAGGCAGGGCTCCGGGCGGGGCTCGTCtgcctgaagaagaagaagagatcGTGGGTCATGCCGACGAGAGCCGCGGGGTCTGCTGGCTGAGCTCGGTGGGGAGTGTGCCGTCGGTGAGCGGACTTGATTCGGGGGCGAGTTCTCCGCTGCTGTCCCACGAGCGCTCGGAGCCTGACGCTGATAGCAGCGAGAGTCCGAGCGACCTAGAGGAGGCCTCTGTCGACATGGGGCTTCCTGCTCCCTCACCCGGTCCTGCAACCCCATCGGAAAGGGAGCCACGCGCCAGCGGGCATCTGGCACGCGGCGacaagcggagagagaaaggagatgCAGGCCGTCGAGTCGGTCGCTGTGAGCCCGAGTTGTGCTTGGCATTGTCACGCGGAGTTGCGGCGGTggcagcagacgcgtcgtCCTCCCACTCAGCCTGTTCTCCCCCCATGGTGCTGAGTCATCCCACCCTGTCCCGTCTTCAGCCTGAGCCCCCTCGGCGCGTGGGGCAttcggcgcatgcgtgcgagCGAGCAGCTGAACGCACTCGGGAGGCCGCGCATCTGCCGCCGGTGGCGTCTGCCCCTCCTTCGCTGGGGACGATCCCACCAGGCCCCAGTTCCGAAGGAGGGGAGTTCTGCGTTCTCGAGCGAAACGTTGGAGGCACCGGAAGCGTCGCCTGGGTGGCGAGCGGGGAAGgactgcgcctctcgcccgctgcgTTTTCAACCCCGCCACTTCTCGCCTCGCACCACGCTGGGGGTCATCTCGCGGCGGCcaccgcgtccgccgcacgTCCTGTTTTCTCCGGAGGAACCGCCGAAGACAGCCGACATTCCGATCTCGACCTTGAAGCGGGCGCGCACGATCGCTGGCTCGCCAGCGACGTGGGTGACTCGGACTATATCGTCGAGCCCCCGCTGACGCATTCACGTCTTGGTTTAAACTCTTTGGGAGAGCTCGAGGAGGTCTCTTTCCCGCTTCCAAAGCGGTATTCGtcaagcgcctcggcggcacTCGCTGGATCGAATGGGCGCGGTGCATCATCTGTGGGGGGGTGCAGCAGCCATTCAAACGTAGACCCCAGCACCGCACCTCGCGAGGGCACAttgagagagagagctgcTGCGGTATTGACAAGCGCAGACCCACCGGGCAACAGGGAGCCCAAAGATTCCTGGGAGGCTGTCGCTGAGGATCGGGCGGCAGAGCGTCCCTCCGGCAGCGCACGGGGCGACGAAGGCTTTGAACGGATGAGACGCAGCGCTCATCATCtagaggagacagcaggtGCGGCGAGTGTTGTAGGTGTCTCCGTCGGTGCCCCGCCTCgggaggaagcagagcctACCAAAACAGTCCTATCGGGCGCAACACTGGAGGTCCCATCGCTCGAATCGAGGCCGATGGCCCAGCCCGAGTCGCATGGGGGCGAGCCTCTGGTGAGAGATGAACAGGGCCCTGCGGAGCATGTGGGtgccgcctcgtctttcAGTTGTTTCTCCTTTGCAGACTGGGGGCGTGAACAAGGCGAAGTGAGCGTGGGTTTGCGTTTGGTTTCCCCCTCGTTCGTCcctgcttcttcgtccccCCGGAGGAGCGACTACCGCGGCCAAACGTGGCAGAGGGGGCCGCTCGAAAGTCCTTTtgaaggcagcagcgagcgcgcagaaCTCCTTCCGCAGGGGCAAGCGGCTGGCGTCCTCAAGACCACTGTGCTTTTGTGGGGGGGCCAGCAACTGCCGGAGCGAGGTGACGGCGCCTGTGAACGTGCCGCGCAGAGCCCCGTGGGTTCTCTGCAGAGCAGATCTGTCTTTTCGTCACGGACGAGGCCTCCCCTACctggcagcgccggcggggggcCCGTCGCGCCCCTAGAAAGGTTGCCAGACACTGCAGTCTGCCTTCGCGAGGCGAACGGAGAGGCTGCGAGTCCGTTGGGGTCTCTTGGTTCGGTGGGGCACCTGCATCGCCCTTTCCTGATGCCCTACGTTTTCCCGCGATATCCCGCCGGCAGCCTCCACGTTCGCGCGTTCCCAGgcctggcgagcggcgagagccTAGACATTCAGCGACTCACGCCCGGGGGCTTCGGGGCCCACCGCCAGCATCAGCCTTCCAGCGTGCTTCAGATAATCTCTCCGAGGGGCGGCCCCCCTCCTCAACGGTCTTTTGCGGCGCAACGGTCCTCGGACAGAGAGCAGGGCGTGGCTGGTGGGGCAGTGAGACGGTTGGGGGCTGAGGACTCGCAGTTGCCTCGCGGCATGAGCGATTTCTTTTCGCAGTTTGATGAGAACAGAGAACGCGGCGGAGATGCTCAAGGCGGGATCCGCGGCGGGGATCTCCCGGGCCACTCGACGTCTCCAACTTTTTCGAGTGGCTTCCCCCGCTGTGCGGGCTTCACAGGTCCGCCGACGGGATTTTACCCAGGTGAACTGGTGAGTGGACGGTGTCGAGAATGCGGTGAGCCCGAGCGGGGAGACTCCCATACCACCCCAGTTTGAACTGTGAAGGAGGAACGAACTGAGACCCGTCGCACGTGCCCGAAACGGCGACAGCCGATCCACAGGCCAAGACagataccagattaccctgagtatctttgttatattaatacatggtgttgCAAGCTGCATCGGCTGCCTGTGAGGCTGATCGTGCGGTACTTCACGTGAAACAGGAGACCGCATTCCGGCGTCtagcggcggcggctttgCGCGTCACCCTGAGACACCTCCGCTTTGTCCTACCCACAGAATGAGAATGCTGCTGACCCCTTTTCCACACTATTTCAAAGTTCGCCGAGAAGCGGGGCCCGCTGCTTGGGGGAAGGCACGCGTTTCCAAGCTGtgcttctctgccgcgccggcaggtTTCCCTtccgtcttctctcttcaaTAGGCTTGTATGTGTGTCGTCCTGCAAGCGCAGGTGGCGCGTAACGTAGGTCTCGACGACTTCTCGAGCGTCAGTACAATTTTGAGCGAACTTCAAGACTGCGAGAGCAACCGAGAAGAGGGAATGGGCCCAAGTCGGACTCTCCGGACGGCCCTTCTCCGACAGGTGATCAGAGGGAGGAGCACACGGGGCAGGGTCGCTGGACAGTGCGAAAGACACGCAAGAGCTGCTGTGGGGGGGGACCCGAGGCGGGCGGTAGCCTCGTCACGGGTTCGTAGGGTCCTACCAGCCTGGCCGCGGTATGCGTTCTTCTCGCATATCGCACAGTGTCGACTTCCCGAATGTCGAGTCGGAGGAAAGCCTTCCACACGCCAGTGCGAATGTGTGCCCATTCGCTATTCTTGCGCTTCTGTACGGGATGCGCAGCAAGCGTCAGCCAGTCACGCACCATCCCGTCTCAGTTGCGGATCGCGTAATACCCCGTGCCGCTTGGAGAGGTACGCTTCGCACGAGACGCTGATGTCGTTTCTTTCAGGTTCAGACCAAGCTGGAAAAGCAGTGCAAGAGACGATTTCTGGGGAAGAAGCATCGGTTCAATATTCTGCTCACTGGCGAGGAGCTCTCTGGAAAAACGACTCTCTTGAATGAAATGTTCGCCACCGTACGTTGATCTTCTTTGCCTCAGACTTCAGCGTCCGTGGCGGGGCGGACTGCCGCTTTTGTGATGAAATATAGACTAAacgcgaaggaggacgaTGCCAGTTGTCCGGCTGTGTTAGCTTGTCCCGGGTGTATTCAGATGTGGATTCTTCAGTTCTACGTCGCTTACTACTATTCTTGAGGCACTTCACGTGATGGTCATGGATACTGGGAGTCCTCTTCGAATGCGGTGTAGGCAGTGCCGGTCTTGGTCGGAAGACCGTGCGCCGTTTCCTCGCAACGTGACTTTCGTGGCGCTGGGTTGTGCCGTTCCCCTTCTTGTTTCACCTCATGCGGCTCTCGCTGTGCGAAGATGCCGCTTTTGCTCCAGGGGCCTGCAGAAAGTGCGTTCACGGCTAGCGCGAGTGTGGCTCAACATGACCCCCGTCTGTGTTTTCTTGCAGTGGTACCGGGTTTCTTCTCGACCGGTTTGTTGCGGCGAGGAAGTCATCTTCCACCTTGGCGAAGGCCGGCCTCTGCTTGAAGGTAAAGCGTTTTGCCCAACGCGTGTTACTCCGCGGCGCCTATGTGGCGTCTAAGTGAAACGCGCGTCCTTGTGAGAGTGCAGCACCCTTCGGTCTCAGACCAGAGGAGCAATGCTTAGCCATTTTCACGTCGATTACGCAaaggcctcttcgtcgtcgacgCTGTACGAGGCTCGTTTTGAGGAATTCCTACACAAGCGCTGTGCGCAAAGAGGGGGAGTTTCCGCTGTACTCTTACGCACCTTGACATGTggataacataaatactaacaaaccac
Above is a window of Besnoitia besnoiti strain Bb-Ger1 chromosome Unknown contig00007, whole genome shotgun sequence DNA encoding:
- a CDS encoding uncharacterized protein (encoded by transcript BESB_070330) gives rise to the protein MFPAFWRTRRQPVRPPGPAPASSGRLPSGLSSTPVSSESPAAASAAREPFSAPLGGDAAAPSPCSVPITVPGRAPGGARLPEEEEEIVGHADESRGVCWLSSVGSVPSVSGLDSGASSPLLSHERSEPDADSSESPSDLEEASVDMGLPAPSPGPATPSEREPRASGHLARGDKRREKGDAGRRVGRCEPELCLALSRGVAAVAADASSSHSACSPPMVLSHPTLSRLQPEPPRRVGHSAHACERAAERTREAAHLPPVASAPPSLGTIPPGPSSEGGEFCVLERNVGGTGSVAWVASGEGLRLSPAAFSTPPLLASHHAGGHLAAATASAARPVFSGGTAEDSRHSDLDLEAGAHDRWLASDVGDSDYIVEPPLTHSRLGLNSLGELEEVSFPLPKRYSSSASAALAGSNGRGASSVGGCSSHSNVDPSTAPREGTLRERAAAVLTSADPPGNREPKDSWEAVAEDRAAERPSGSARGDEGFERMRRSAHHLEETAGAASVVGVSVGAPPREEAEPTKTVLSGATLEVPSLESRPMAQPESHGGEPLVRDEQGPAEHVGAASSFSCFSFADWGREQGEVSVGLRLVSPSFVPASSSPRRSDYRGQTWQRGPLESPFEGSSERAELLPQGQAAGVLKTTVLLWGGQQLPERGDGACERAAQSPVGSLQSRSVFSSRTRPPLPGSAGGGPVAPLERLPDTAVCLREANGEAASPLGSLGSVGHLHRPFLMPYVFPRYPAGSLHVRAFPGLASGESLDIQRLTPGGFGAHRQHQPSSVLQIISPRGGPPPQRSFAAQRSSDREQGVAGGAVRRLGAEDSQLPRGMSDFFSQFDENRERGGDAQGGIRGGDLPGHSTSPTFSSGFPRCAGFTGPPTGFYPGELVARNVGLDDFSSVSTILSELQDCESNREEGMGPSRTLRTALLRQVQTKLEKQCKRRFLGKKHRFNILLTGEELSGKTTLLNEMFATWYRVSSRPVCCGEEVIFHLGEGRPLLEVAVTEASHELLAIPYCELKLLEYSDRKKQFGQCPDDRIHVALWFLKPSKGVLSAQTLLILRRLKKLCCVFPVLAMSDSVDVGFLGSCRERLHAELAEAGITPPHEWLFGETAAAPPTGATAAVALTAPADVPPVFPGDPGRLASAPEQLNGALCAFRQPPTGSELGTPVFQLPWGAGAVAPPAFTSGVGALPSQLAAAASQACPFLPQTQEAPSYLTEDAPDQGPPRQTANALEEEGRSSGDGRLSQIQRCPNKPELREEEAEMRREKGREFAASNRQQSSDGGSGGSDDSHDAVFALPSPLPPPRVPHEVGASSSKAVRLHASVSAEGDEPGDGARGSNLADLGRPRQGSSGCTRVEPETPESERRGTVLSGSTRPSIPAPGDPLSTITLKADTASSPVPELEGRSSSACPPLDFGHAPREPGFCVGLAASSLELLGASSGWVASVRRSVLAFPMLLDSRSSFLQQDARYCYPRFEGVPPSSPAFLRLLLVEGSALLLLDVAKEKCFSPFYKVFWSRDESRQLHKRRALAMWQQEQAPALQRLDQMRTLLVEMHRQATRKNFLHNQSLRGDAHGGFRRASEDARDPQAASEGATARGSGEGPEPVETKRGANAEGGRRGCQTSGGNEGREIAGETTLSGKGRNFPEETLPAQRIRQIEVQIRRIQQLIEAVQREQRKKQARVLQRQLEHQLDEEAGLSLPEDETAAGRETRSDRRCGDGELGGVVLQVTQMGLVSAVMVGVGALIFTSIKKGG